A genomic segment from Flavobacterium litorale encodes:
- a CDS encoding sterol desaturase family protein: MSFARLVSLFEESPFMTYIAFFFIFNIALVAIEVIIDLVTSKKRRWKDSLANFSIFLINQVLEKTIVGTIGIIALMPFHYLTPLAIPNTWWTWVLAIIAADFTYYWMHRMEHEHRILWGNHSVHHSSEDYNLTVSFRLSVVEPMIEWIFLIPMILIGFSPFQAIVSLVFVAQFQTWIHTERIGKLGWLDWVFNTPSVHRVHHGSNRKYLDKNYGGITMIWDHIFGTYQKEEEKVIYGLTKPINTNNPIKINFIEYKNIWEDVKKCKTFKDKLRIIFGNLIWKPKYFKEKEEQK, from the coding sequence ATGAGCTTTGCTAGACTTGTTTCTCTATTTGAGGAATCGCCTTTTATGACCTATATCGCTTTCTTTTTTATCTTTAATATAGCTTTAGTTGCAATTGAAGTTATAATTGACCTTGTTACTTCCAAAAAAAGACGTTGGAAAGATTCATTGGCTAACTTTAGCATTTTTTTAATCAATCAGGTTTTAGAAAAAACGATTGTAGGTACAATAGGAATTATCGCATTAATGCCATTTCATTATCTTACACCTTTAGCTATTCCTAATACTTGGTGGACTTGGGTATTGGCAATAATTGCGGCAGATTTTACGTATTATTGGATGCACCGTATGGAACACGAACACCGAATTTTATGGGGGAATCATAGTGTACACCATTCTTCTGAGGATTATAATCTAACCGTTTCTTTTAGGTTGAGTGTAGTAGAACCTATGATTGAGTGGATATTCCTAATCCCAATGATTCTTATTGGTTTCAGCCCTTTCCAAGCCATAGTAAGTTTAGTGTTTGTAGCACAATTTCAAACTTGGATTCATACAGAACGAATTGGAAAACTGGGTTGGTTGGATTGGGTTTTTAACACACCTTCTGTTCATAGAGTCCATCATGGTTCAAATCGTAAATACTTAGATAAGAATTATGGCGGTATTACAATGATTTGGGATCATATTTTTGGAACGTACCAAAAAGAAGAAGAAAAAGTAATTTATGGACTTACCAAGCCAATAAACACAAATAATCCAATAAAAATTAATTTTATAGAATATAAAAATATTTGGGAAGATGTAAAAAAGTGTAAAACATTTAAAGATAAACTTCGCATCATTTTTGGAAATTTAATATGGAAACCAAAGTACTTTAAAGAAAAAGAAGAGCAGAAATGA